One genomic window of Bacillota bacterium includes the following:
- a CDS encoding spore germination protein, producing the protein MQRIKAVVIKVAEWWDKIRAWLTGGDKLVSETSRIPLQGYEHDVLYLQEQLGHAPDFAAREFRLGVNGSRVAALYLRSLADEKSIANSIIMPLSSIAALVDIATRNTSVDAVRNLLSSASVADLSDLGVAMERILLGETVLLAEGLKVALVVGTRASIGRTTSTPEIETTVFGPKVAFVESLETNLALIRQQVPAPTLRIETFDLGRRNPRRVMMFYLTDLATRETVAELRQKIKDIDVGSLLETEYLHTLIGKSPWSPFPQAIHTERPDRVSGNLLEGRIALLLDGSPEAMILPTGFSDLFQSPGDYYEHHLVTTLMRALRMVAFLLSTTLPAFYVAITTFNYEVLPTDLLFAVASARAGIPFPPVIETVLMLVLVDILQEGALRIPAKIGQTVGVVGGFVLGQAVILARLVSPLLVIVVSVSVISSFATPDYRVVGLARLLRYTLLAAAGALSGIGIAAVWVGVVIHMASLEILGEPYLRPLAPLRLSSLSDFVFRKPYRSADPRQAKRLREES; encoded by the coding sequence TTGCAGAGAATAAAAGCGGTGGTGATTAAAGTGGCAGAGTGGTGGGACAAAATCAGGGCCTGGCTTACCGGTGGGGACAAGCTAGTGTCAGAGACAAGCCGTATTCCCCTGCAAGGTTATGAGCATGACGTACTGTACCTACAGGAGCAGCTAGGGCATGCCCCTGATTTCGCGGCGCGCGAGTTTCGTCTCGGAGTTAACGGTAGTAGAGTTGCGGCCCTCTATCTGCGGAGTTTGGCGGATGAAAAGAGCATCGCGAACTCTATTATTATGCCGCTTTCCAGCATAGCGGCCTTAGTAGACATTGCCACGCGTAACACCAGTGTAGACGCGGTCCGCAACCTCTTATCGTCAGCTTCAGTCGCCGACTTGTCTGACCTAGGCGTAGCCATGGAGCGCATACTGCTTGGCGAAACGGTACTACTTGCAGAAGGACTTAAGGTAGCCTTAGTGGTCGGCACACGCGCCAGTATTGGCCGCACTACTTCCACTCCCGAAATAGAGACGACGGTGTTTGGCCCAAAAGTGGCTTTTGTGGAGTCTCTAGAGACCAATCTCGCCTTAATTCGGCAACAGGTGCCAGCACCCACTCTGCGTATTGAGACTTTTGACCTCGGCCGCAGGAACCCTAGGCGAGTGATGATGTTCTACCTTACCGATCTAGCGACGCGCGAGACGGTCGCCGAGTTGCGCCAGAAAATCAAGGACATAGATGTCGGCAGCCTGCTAGAGACAGAGTACTTGCATACGCTCATTGGCAAAAGCCCTTGGTCGCCCTTTCCGCAAGCCATTCACACCGAGCGCCCCGACCGCGTTTCAGGCAACCTCCTGGAGGGTCGTATCGCTCTCCTGCTCGATGGCTCACCAGAGGCCATGATCCTGCCTACGGGGTTTAGCGACCTTTTCCAAAGCCCGGGAGACTACTATGAGCATCACCTCGTGACCACGCTAATGCGGGCGCTGCGCATGGTGGCCTTTCTTTTATCTACCACTCTTCCCGCCTTCTATGTGGCTATCACCACTTTTAACTACGAAGTGCTGCCAACCGATCTCCTTTTTGCCGTGGCTTCCGCTAGGGCGGGCATTCCCTTCCCGCCTGTCATTGAGACTGTGCTGATGTTGGTGCTAGTCGATATCCTGCAAGAGGGCGCTTTGCGGATACCGGCCAAGATTGGTCAGACTGTCGGTGTGGTAGGGGGCTTTGTGTTGGGGCAAGCTGTTATTCTCGCTCGACTCGTGAGCCCGCTCTTAGTTATTGTGGTGTCGGTCTCCGTCATTAGCTCTTTTGCGACACCCGACTACCGTGTCGTTGGCCTAGCGAGGCTCTTGCGCTACACCTTGCTAGCGGCGGCGGGAGCCCTTTCGGGGATAGGCATTGCAGCCGTATGGGTAGGGGTGGTTATCCACATGGCCTCACTAGAAATTTTGGGCGAACCCTACTTGCGCCCTCTGGCCCCGCTACGCCTTAGCAGTCTTTCTGACTTTGTCTTTCGTAAGCCCTACCGCAGTGCTGACCCCCGCCAAGCTAAGCGCCTGCGAGAGGAGTCATGA
- a CDS encoding endospore germination permease: protein MRVRNRLTSFQHGVLIIGALIANGIFSLPRVAAQDAGRSAWVVVAFAGLVLLIVALLSNRLASYFPEEDPAGWGLRLMGPIVGRVWLLLYFLKCCFFIVLTMRIFAAIITNRMLMHTPSSVLAGIVLLLSVLAAVIGISGLARFAEISFMVWLPFMLLVVATLLRGHLFHLQPVIGDTDLSALLAGAKSASFSFAGFDILLFSYPHLEKPQNSARAVFWAMVFVTAIYTLTTVAALAFFGVEHLTRLLVPTLVMLSIAETSVIERFDSLALFMWLGMVVVTSGTQLYMGTRLIQGLIPKANFEKTAVFLGAFLLVSTWGETPLRRLITFADYFGTFDILFVTLSAVLLLPLAYFVNKRERRLGR from the coding sequence ATGCGGGTGAGAAATCGGCTCACATCGTTCCAGCATGGCGTACTCATTATCGGTGCCTTAATTGCCAATGGCATTTTTTCCTTGCCGCGCGTGGCGGCACAAGATGCGGGACGCTCCGCTTGGGTGGTCGTGGCCTTTGCCGGGCTGGTGCTCCTCATAGTGGCGCTCCTTTCTAACCGACTAGCCAGTTACTTTCCGGAGGAAGACCCAGCAGGCTGGGGGCTAAGGCTTATGGGGCCCATCGTGGGGCGCGTGTGGCTGCTGCTCTACTTTCTAAAATGCTGCTTCTTTATAGTGTTAACAATGCGTATTTTTGCCGCCATTATTACTAACCGCATGCTCATGCATACGCCAAGCAGCGTCTTGGCGGGCATAGTGCTGCTCTTGTCAGTGCTGGCCGCTGTAATAGGCATAAGCGGCCTAGCTCGCTTTGCAGAAATTAGCTTTATGGTGTGGTTGCCCTTCATGCTGCTGGTTGTAGCCACCCTTTTGCGGGGGCATCTCTTTCATCTTCAACCAGTAATTGGGGACACAGATCTTAGCGCCCTCCTCGCCGGCGCCAAGTCGGCTTCCTTTAGCTTCGCAGGTTTTGACATACTGCTGTTTAGCTACCCGCATCTCGAAAAACCCCAGAATTCTGCCCGCGCAGTGTTTTGGGCCATGGTCTTTGTCACCGCTATTTACACCCTGACTACCGTGGCGGCACTCGCGTTTTTTGGCGTAGAACATCTGACTCGCCTTCTAGTGCCGACGCTAGTGATGCTAAGTATCGCCGAGACCTCGGTCATAGAGCGGTTTGATAGCTTGGCCCTCTTTATGTGGCTCGGCATGGTCGTGGTAACGTCGGGAACCCAGCTCTACATGGGCACGCGGCTCATTCAGGGGTTAATCCCCAAGGCGAACTTTGAGAAAACAGCAGTGTTTCTGGGCGCCTTTCTTCTCGTATCCACTTGGGGAGAGACACCACTAAGGAGGCTAATCACCTTCGCCGATTATTTTGGCACCTTCGACATTTTGTTTGTCACACTAAGCGCGGTGCTTTTGCTGCCCCTCGCCTACTTCGTCAACAAGAGAGAGCGCAGGCTCGGGCGATGA
- a CDS encoding GNAT family N-acetyltransferase has translation MTVKIVDLRDVYTENRAEQLATLIHMAFPGADGYPTMESARTEVVEACEEGRINFVALNELGDIVGWIGGIETYNGNVYELHPLVIREDSRGHNLGTLLVEKLEQRVRELGALTIYLGTDDVSNGTNIFGLDVYPDPLLHAQNLESINNHPLAFYRKLGYVVVGIMPDANGFGQPDIIMAKRIGRVV, from the coding sequence ATGACCGTGAAAATAGTGGATTTACGCGACGTTTATACGGAAAACCGTGCCGAGCAGTTAGCTACTCTCATCCACATGGCTTTTCCGGGTGCAGATGGGTATCCGACGATGGAGTCCGCCCGCACCGAGGTGGTCGAGGCCTGCGAAGAGGGCAGAATTAACTTTGTGGCTTTAAATGAACTGGGCGATATTGTGGGTTGGATTGGCGGTATAGAGACATATAATGGCAATGTCTACGAGCTGCATCCGCTAGTCATCAGGGAGGATAGCCGCGGGCACAATTTAGGCACCCTGCTTGTCGAGAAGCTTGAACAGCGAGTGCGCGAGCTTGGCGCCCTGACCATTTATCTTGGCACCGACGATGTCAGTAACGGGACTAATATTTTTGGCCTTGACGTTTATCCCGACCCCCTGCTGCATGCTCAGAACCTCGAGAGTATCAACAATCACCCCCTGGCCTTCTACCGTAAACTTGGCTACGTGGTGGTCGGCATAATGCCCGACGCCAACGGCTTTGGCCAGCCGGACATCATCATGGCCAAGAGGATTGGGCGCGTGGTGTAA
- a CDS encoding ATP-binding cassette domain-containing protein: MLNVSNVSLHFGGQKLFADVNLKFTPGNCYGVIGANGAGKSTFLRILSGDLEPSTGEVSVGRGVRMSVLKQDQYQYDNKAVLETVIMGNPRIFENITARNDLYAKPDFTDADGIKAAELECEFAEMNGWEAESDAASLLQGLGIGVDLHQALMKELQGADKVKVLLAQALFGNPGILVLDEPTNNLDARSIRWLENFFADYEGTIIVVSHDRHFLNEVCTHMADVDHGKIKLYVGNYDFWYESSQLALRMMKDENKKKEEHIKHLQEFIARFSANASKSKQATSRKRLLEKITLDDITPSTRRYPYLGFKPEREPGKDILTVKGLTKTVDGVKVLDNISFTMTKGDKIALVGMNEAANSTLLKILSGEMEADSGYYKWGITISKAYFPKDNSALFEGVTTNLVDWLREYSPIKTDNHVRSFLGRVLFSGEDGEKQVKVLSGGEKVRLMLAKMMIINPNLLLFDHPTNHLDLEAITALNNGLTDYNGNILMTSHDHQLLQTIANRILEITPQGLLDLRGTYDEYLQKVTA; the protein is encoded by the coding sequence ATTCTTAACGTGAGCAATGTTAGCCTGCATTTTGGCGGGCAGAAGTTATTTGCCGATGTCAATCTTAAGTTCACGCCAGGCAACTGCTATGGCGTTATTGGGGCGAACGGTGCGGGTAAGAGCACTTTCTTGCGCATTCTCTCGGGCGATCTCGAGCCTAGTACAGGCGAGGTTAGCGTGGGTCGTGGCGTGCGCATGTCGGTACTCAAGCAAGACCAGTACCAGTATGACAACAAAGCAGTGCTGGAGACGGTGATCATGGGTAACCCCAGAATTTTTGAGAACATTACGGCTAGGAACGACCTCTATGCCAAGCCTGATTTTACCGATGCAGATGGTATAAAGGCGGCCGAGCTAGAGTGCGAATTTGCCGAAATGAACGGTTGGGAAGCCGAGTCAGACGCGGCGTCGCTCTTGCAGGGCCTAGGCATAGGCGTGGACCTGCATCAGGCTTTGATGAAAGAACTCCAAGGCGCTGATAAGGTGAAAGTGCTCTTGGCGCAAGCGCTTTTTGGCAACCCGGGAATTCTTGTTCTAGATGAGCCTACTAACAACCTTGACGCGCGGTCAATACGGTGGTTAGAGAACTTTTTTGCCGACTACGAGGGCACGATTATTGTCGTCTCCCATGATAGGCACTTTTTGAATGAAGTCTGTACGCATATGGCAGATGTGGATCACGGCAAAATTAAGCTGTATGTTGGTAATTACGATTTCTGGTACGAGTCTAGCCAACTTGCCCTACGCATGATGAAGGACGAAAACAAGAAAAAAGAAGAGCACATCAAGCATCTGCAGGAGTTTATAGCGCGTTTTAGCGCTAATGCTTCTAAGTCTAAACAGGCCACTTCACGTAAGCGCCTGCTCGAGAAGATTACCCTTGATGACATCACTCCCTCCACCCGCCGCTATCCATACCTAGGCTTTAAGCCCGAGAGAGAGCCCGGCAAGGACATACTCACTGTTAAGGGACTCACCAAGACGGTAGATGGAGTCAAGGTGCTCGACAATATTAGCTTCACCATGACCAAGGGAGACAAGATTGCGCTTGTCGGTATGAACGAAGCGGCTAACTCCACCTTGCTTAAGATTCTTTCCGGAGAGATGGAGGCCGACTCTGGTTATTACAAGTGGGGTATTACCATCTCTAAGGCCTACTTTCCCAAGGACAATTCAGCTCTGTTTGAAGGTGTCACCACTAATTTGGTGGACTGGCTGCGTGAGTATTCGCCTATTAAGACCGACAATCATGTGCGTAGCTTCCTCGGTAGGGTGTTGTTTTCTGGCGAGGACGGCGAGAAGCAGGTTAAGGTGCTGTCGGGGGGCGAGAAGGTGCGCCTGATGCTGGCTAAGATGATGATAATTAATCCGAACTTGCTGCTGTTTGACCACCCGACCAATCACCTTGATCTAGAAGCCATCACGGCCTTAAATAATGGCTTGACAGATTATAACGGCAACATTCTTATGACTTCGCATGATCATCAGCTCTTGCAAACCATTGCCAATCGCATTCTAGAGATTACACCGCAAGGCCTTTTGGATTTACGCGGTACCTACGATGAGTACCTACAAAAAGTTACTGCCTAA
- the deoD gene encoding purine-nucleoside phosphorylase — protein sequence MIPTPHIGVREKGIIAETVLLPGDPLRAKFIADNFLADAVQFNTVRNMFGYTGTYQGKKISVMGSGMGMPSIGIYSYELIHFYGVKNLIRVGSCGSFLEDVKVRDIVIAMAASTNSNYASQYALPGTYAPTASWALLKKAVATAEQKGIAVKVGNVFSSDIFYDDNPTSWQKWAKMGVMAVEMEAAALYMNAARAGVQALCILTVSDSLVTHEALSAEERQNTFTQMMEIALELA from the coding sequence ATGATTCCGACGCCACATATCGGGGTGCGCGAAAAGGGCATTATTGCCGAGACGGTGCTCTTGCCCGGCGACCCATTGCGCGCAAAGTTTATTGCCGATAATTTCCTTGCGGATGCGGTGCAATTTAATACGGTGCGTAATATGTTCGGGTATACAGGCACTTACCAGGGTAAGAAGATTTCCGTTATGGGAAGCGGCATGGGCATGCCTTCCATAGGTATTTACTCCTATGAGTTGATTCACTTTTATGGGGTCAAGAACTTAATTAGAGTGGGGTCATGCGGTTCATTTCTCGAAGACGTCAAGGTGCGCGACATTGTCATCGCCATGGCGGCGTCGACTAACTCTAACTACGCTAGTCAGTATGCCTTGCCCGGTACTTATGCGCCAACCGCATCTTGGGCTTTGCTGAAAAAGGCAGTCGCTACAGCGGAGCAGAAGGGCATTGCCGTCAAGGTGGGCAATGTGTTCTCCTCAGATATTTTCTACGACGACAACCCAACTTCATGGCAGAAGTGGGCAAAAATGGGCGTAATGGCTGTGGAGATGGAAGCGGCCGCGCTCTACATGAATGCGGCAAGGGCCGGTGTGCAAGCGCTGTGTATTTTAACGGTCTCAGACTCCCTGGTCACGCACGAGGCGCTTTCGGCCGAGGAGCGGCAGAACACCTTTACGCAGATGATGGAGATTGCTCTCGAACTGGCGTAA
- the fdrA gene encoding acyl-CoA synthetase FdrA yields the protein MPVYLKVLRNEYFDSVTLMSVAAKVKEETGAELVVMLMATAMNKTMLVERGFDSTELRAASANDCVIGVTTKVPSPSIVAQLENALKGGGKQERKGQGISPATISSALRQFDANLVVISTPGEYAAREAELALRQGLNVMIFSDNVSVPEEVRLKALAKEKGLLLMGPDCGTAIINGVGLGFANRVRAGNIGLVAASGTGLQEVSVLIHRLGGGISQAIGVGGRDLSGDVGGLMMLAGIRALAEDAATLVVVLLSKPPAREVQGAILEALVGVEKPVVVCFLDGEPVDNPEARWHFVATLEGAAKVALGLAGARAQGEGVDNSLFAALAREEGRKLMPTQRFIRGLYCGGTLCAEALMLSRARVQPVFSNVAKRDNEKLLNPLVSSGHCFIDLGDDIFTQGRPHPMIDPSIRLERILQEASDPEVAVLILDFVLGYGSHADPVGVTLPTLHIAREIAAQSGRHLAVVGYVCGTDLDKQGYDAQCKKLESAGVLTATSTAQAAELACKIVAGGV from the coding sequence ATGCCTGTATATCTAAAAGTGTTGCGAAATGAGTATTTCGATTCAGTGACCCTGATGTCTGTCGCTGCCAAAGTAAAAGAGGAGACTGGGGCCGAACTGGTAGTCATGCTCATGGCCACAGCGATGAATAAAACCATGCTAGTGGAGAGGGGTTTTGACTCGACTGAGCTTCGTGCCGCCTCAGCTAACGACTGCGTTATCGGTGTTACCACCAAGGTGCCTAGCCCGTCTATTGTGGCGCAGCTTGAGAATGCACTTAAGGGTGGCGGCAAGCAAGAGAGAAAGGGGCAGGGTATCAGCCCGGCGACCATTAGTAGTGCACTGCGACAATTTGACGCTAACCTCGTTGTTATCTCCACCCCAGGGGAGTATGCGGCCCGGGAAGCAGAGTTGGCCTTGCGACAAGGCTTAAATGTCATGATCTTTAGCGATAATGTTTCCGTGCCAGAAGAGGTGCGGCTCAAGGCGCTAGCGAAAGAGAAAGGTTTGCTGCTCATGGGGCCGGACTGCGGCACAGCGATTATTAATGGTGTGGGGCTGGGCTTTGCCAACCGTGTGCGGGCGGGAAACATTGGCTTGGTGGCGGCCTCGGGGACAGGCCTGCAGGAGGTAAGCGTGCTCATTCATCGCCTAGGCGGCGGCATTTCGCAAGCTATAGGAGTGGGTGGACGCGATTTGAGCGGTGACGTGGGCGGGCTGATGATGCTCGCAGGCATTAGGGCGTTAGCGGAGGATGCCGCGACTCTGGTCGTAGTGCTCCTTTCTAAGCCGCCAGCGCGCGAGGTGCAGGGGGCTATTCTAGAGGCTCTCGTTGGCGTAGAGAAGCCGGTAGTAGTTTGTTTCTTGGATGGCGAACCTGTAGATAATCCTGAAGCGAGGTGGCATTTTGTCGCGACTCTCGAGGGAGCAGCGAAAGTAGCGCTAGGCTTGGCCGGGGCGCGGGCTCAGGGCGAGGGCGTTGATAACAGTCTCTTTGCTGCGCTCGCCAGGGAAGAAGGTCGCAAGTTAATGCCCACGCAGCGCTTTATACGCGGCCTTTACTGTGGGGGGACGCTCTGTGCGGAGGCGCTTATGCTCTCTCGTGCTCGCGTGCAGCCTGTGTTTAGTAATGTGGCTAAGCGTGACAATGAAAAACTGTTGAATCCCCTGGTGAGCAGTGGGCATTGTTTTATAGACCTAGGCGATGACATCTTCACGCAGGGTAGACCCCACCCCATGATTGACCCTAGCATCAGGTTAGAGCGCATCTTGCAAGAGGCCAGTGACCCCGAAGTAGCCGTGCTCATCCTAGATTTTGTGCTAGGGTACGGCTCGCATGCAGACCCAGTGGGCGTGACGTTGCCCACGCTTCATATTGCCCGGGAAATAGCCGCGCAAAGTGGCAGGCATCTGGCTGTAGTCGGCTATGTTTGCGGCACCGACCTCGACAAGCAGGGTTATGACGCACAGTGCAAGAAGCTAGAGTCGGCTGGGGTGCTAACGGCTACGAGTACTGCTCAGGCTGCCGAACTGGCCTGTAAAATAGTGGCGGGGGGAGTTTAG